The following proteins are co-located in the Macadamia integrifolia cultivar HAES 741 unplaced genomic scaffold, SCU_Mint_v3 scaffold1320, whole genome shotgun sequence genome:
- the LOC122063417 gene encoding disease resistance RPP8-like protein 3: MEVAAKLLGKTTMEVTKELLGKKNVEVLKLLGSKVEDLHEVQNEVESLTKKLKDINSTLKKADIMIDREEEEEEDGFHEWVSQLRNLAFRAEDVIELFNNIATPYDRYRYDFQLVKEVFGQVLTLHKLRNEIDDINIKLGMLSEKSSPEVGETSIPYSNRANQIVGFETETEKLVSLLIKEEPQGRLLVVPIWAPGGAGKTALARHIYKRSDVNSHFDCVAWVSVSPDCVLRNIWQSILEQVQKVTKEEKKEYLHSQTKEDIPTLWGSMIYNYLKGKNYLIVVDDLWNQNDWETIKKAFPTSPKKKCRVLLTTRIGDVARCASPLNDPFKLRILNKDESLKLFLKVIYRCSLGEIPSLSKEMEDLARQLLSKCDGLPLAIVLLGGALTGKNKDINEWCHMLEQVQNSCLVTKSRVFRKVFSQSYNDMPCHLRSCFLYFGLFPEDSEIQCDRLIRLWVAEGFSEQRSSDNGTMEVMAREYLKDLIQRSLIQVEKWKLNGDPQTCRINGLVRKLAEKEAKKDKFSSISKEKHLRTWEEGSRRIALHHSKSSTTAPLDSKSMPTLQRTTSIPPPPPPPPPPVLPPPNYISVSHLLSFLKSPLKFPNHVYSLLCFSKHPQICYKQFHLLRVLDLQGAEEIDKLPDEISHLTLLRYLNLRGTRVKEIPTWIANLCNLQTLDTPESKIPIETLKLNLLRHLFADSFDSSPPNSSSSSSSSLLSLCNGFPEHLQTLELDIGNWVTSGLHELSNLRVLRLRLHGLKDIESKQWEIILKAIANSTHLRVFSLTQGERSNSFPIYLPSFSSHWHLYEIVVEGKITKLPKLNDFPPHLTYLWLESYMNGVIDPLFTLQKLNCLKKLCLRLFKGESDGRMIFSAGGFPRLEYLYIRVHFKLRNWIVKEGAMPCLRDLHIEGEDKLGKLPDGLKHITSLKNIFITKGYDVRESLMRRGQEWQKVKDLRLDDIHYSDESYIRP; this comes from the coding sequence ATGGAGGTAGCAGCGAAGCTGTTAGGAAAGACAACCATGGAGGTAACAAAGGAGCTGTTAGGAAAGAAAAACGTGGAGGTACTAAAGCTATTAGGAAGCAAAGTTGAAGACCTTCATGAAGTGCAGAATGAGGTCGAATCCCTTACAAAGAAACTCAAGGACATCAATTCCACATTGAAGAAGGCCGATATCATGATcgatagagaagaagaagaagaagaagacgggtTCCATGAATGGGTGAGCCAACTCAGAAACTTAGCCTTTCGGGCTGAGGATGTTATCGAACTCTTCAACAACATTGCAACACCATATGATAGATATCGCTATGATTTCCAGCTTGTCAAGGAGGTGTTCGGCCAAGTTCTAACTCTCCACAAATTGAGAAACGAAATTGATGATATCAATATCAAGCTTGGCATGCTTTCAGAGAAAAGCTCACCAGAGGTTGGTGAAACTTCTATTCCTTACTCCAACAGAGCAAATCAAATCGTTGGCTTTGAAACTGAAACAGAAAAGCTGGTTTCGTTGTTGATAAAGGAAGAACCACAAGGAAGGCTCCTTGTAGTTCCCATTTGGGCTCCTGGGGGAGCAGGTAAGACTGCCCTTGCTCGACATATTTACAAGAGAAGTGATGTTAACAGTCATTTTGATTGTGTTGCATGGGTTTCTGTTTCCCCTGACTGTGTGTTAAGAAATATTTGGCAATCCATACTAGAACAAGTTCAGAAGgtcacaaaagaagaaaagaaggagtaCTTGCACTCTCAAACAAAGGAGGACATTCCAACATTGTGGGGTTCCATGATCTACAACTACTTGAAAGGGAAGAACTACTTAATTGTAGTAGATGATTTATGGAACCAGAACGATTGGGAGACCATAAAGAAGGCCTTTCCGACCTCGCCGAAAAAGAAATGCAGAGTTTTGCTGACAACCCGAATCGGAGATGTAGCTCGTTGTGCTAGCCCATTGAATGATCCGTTTAAGCTGCGGATTTTGAATAAGGATGAGAGTCTGAAGCTTTTCTTGAAGGTGATCTACCGATGCTCCTTGGGCGAAATCCCTAGTCTGTCTAAGGAGATGGAGGATCTGGCAAGACAACTTCTTTCGAAATGTGATGGATTACCATTAGCTATTGTTCTTCTGGGAGGCGCCTTAACCGGAAAAAACAAGGATATCAATGAGTGGTGCCATATGCTTGAACAGGTGCAAAATTCATGTTTGGTGACAAAATCAAGAGTCTTCCGAAAGGTATTTTCTCAAAGTTATAATGACATGCCTTGTCACTTAAGATCATGTTTCCTTTATTTTGGTCTTTTCCCAGAAGATAGTGAGATCCAATGTGATAGATTGATTCGACTATGGGTCGCTGAGGGATTTTCGGAGCAAAGATCATCAGATAATGGAACCATGGAAGTTATGGCTAGAGAATACCTTAAGGATTTAATCCAAAGGAGTTTAATCCAAGTTGAGAAATGGAAATTAAATGGGGATCCTCAAACTTGTCGCATTAATGGTCTTGTTCGAAAATTAGCAGAAAAAGAAGCCAAGAAAGATAAATTCTCCAGCATTTCCAAGGAGAAACATTTGAGGACATGGGAGGAAGGTAGCCGTCGAATAGCCCTACATCATAGTAAGTCTTCTACTACTGCTCCTCTTGATTCCAAATCCATGCCTACTTTGCAGCGGACGACGTCTattcctcctccacctcctcctccaccaccacctgtTCTCCCACCTCCAAATTATATAAGTGTGAGccatctcctttctttcttgaaaAGTCCTCTCAAATTTCCAAACCATGTTTACTCCTTATTGTGTTTCTCCAAACACCCCCAAATTTGCTATAAGCAGTTCCATTTGCTTAGAGTACTTGATCTACAAGGTGCAGAAGAAATCGACAAATTACCAGATGAAATTAGCCATCTCACCCTTCTCAGGTACTTGAACTTACGCGGCACCCGTGTAAAAGAGATTCCAACTTGGATAGCTAACCTCTGCAACTTACAGACATTAGACACACCTGAATCCAAAATTCCCATTGAGACATTGAAACTAAATCTATTGAGGCATCTTTTCGCCGATTCCTTTGACTCCTCCCCtccaaattcttcttcttcttcttcttcttctcttctgtctctATGCAATGGATTCCCTGAACATTTACAGACACTGGAACTAGATATAGGCAATTGGGTAACTAGTGGCCTCCATGAATTGTCCAATCTAAGAGTCCTAAGGTTAAGATTACATGGTCTTAAGGACATCGAGTCCAAGCAATGGGAAATAATACTCAAGGCCATAGCCAATTCAACTCACCTTAGAGTCTTCAGCTTGACACAAGGAGAAAGGTCGAACTCGTTTCCCATATATTTGCCATCATTTTCGAGTCATTGGCATCTCTATGAAATTGTGGTGGAGGGAAAAATAACTAAACTTCCTAAACTCAATGATTTCCCACCACATCTCACTTATTTGTGGTTGGAGAGTTATATGAATGGGGTGATTGATCCACTCTTCACTCTCCAAAAGCTAAATTGTTTAAAGAAGCTTTGCTTGAGACTGTTCAAGGGTGAATCCGATGGTCGAATGATTTTCTCTGCTGGAGGGTTTCCAAGACTTGAGTATTTATATATTAGAGTTCATTTCAAGCTTCGAAATTGGATAGTGAAGGAAGGAGCAATGCCTTGTTTGAGAGATCTACATATCGAAGGAGAAGACAAATTAGGAAAGCTTCCAGATGGGCTGAAACATATCACAAGCTTGAAGAATATTTTCATAACAAAGGGGTATGATGTGAGAGAGAGCCTCATGCGTCGTGGACAAGAATGGCAAAAAGTTAAAGACTTACGCCTTGATGATATCCATTATTCGGATGAGAGCTATATCAGGCCTTGA
- the LOC122063423 gene encoding UPF0481 protein At3g47200-like: MVENQASIDIDSLRQKLSQRCNPPLGTTTCIYRVHKRIRKMNEDAYTPEMVSIGPYHRGIENLKPMEDLKLQYTKALLDRTRDGTSLEEYVEALKELEAEARGCYSEPINLSPREFLEMMLLDGFFIIELFRKIARYVPVDDNDPIFYSISKKARVVRDLVLLENQIPISVLQRLFDISKDPNDSLTLIELALYYFDDLVPQAMHRYRQNDMNIRHNHLLDLLSYTFSISLRTMNLPPLLSSPLESLPCVVELRRSGVKFKKRLTSNSLIDVKFNKGVFEIPLLCITDYTDSFFRNLIAYEQYRFRGTHYITSYAILMDYLINSSDDVAFLRDRGIIMNHLGDDNKVSSLFSNLCNEVTHSDFYYSELCEKVNKYYNRRFHQWRATLKGDYCNNPWTIISVVAAIVLLFLTAWGTVFTTMQVFNVHA; the protein is encoded by the coding sequence ATGGTGGAGAACCAGGCTTCCATAGATATAGATTCTCTCAGACAAAAGCTTTCTCAGAGGTGCAATCCACCCTTGGGGACAACAACTTGTATTTACAGAGTCCACAAAAGAATTCGCAAAATGAACGAAGATGCCTACACGCCAGAGATGGTCTCCATCGGCCCTTATCACCGTGGTATAGAAAACTTAAAACCCATGGAAGACCTTAAGTTGCAATACACAAAAGCACTTCTTGATCGAACAAGAGATGGAACCAGTCTGGAGGAGTATGTGGAAGCTCTCAAGGAGTTAGAAGCTGAAGCCAGAGGATGTTACTCAGAGCCTATCAATTTAAGCCCTAGGGAATTCTTAGAAATGATGCTCCTTGATGGGTTTTTCATCATTGAATTATTCCGGAAAATAGCAAGATATGTTCCGGTAGATGATAATGACCCTATATTCTATTCCATTTCAAAGAAAGCTAGGGTTGTGAGAGACTTGGTACTGCTTGAAAACCAAATACCCATCTCAGTTCTTCAAAGGTTATTTGATATAAGTAAGGATCCAAATGATAGTTTAACACTTATCGAATTGGCTCTCTATTACTTTGATGATTTGGTACCACAGGCTATGCACAGGTATCGTCAAAATGACATGAACATTAGACACAACCATTTACTAGATCTGCTCAGTTATACATTTAGTATTTCTCTTCGGACCATGAACTTGCCACCATTATTAAGTTCACCACTGGAATCTCTGCCGTGTGTGGTGGAGCTCCGGCGATCTGGTGTTAAGTTCAAGAAGCGACTTACAAGCAATAGCTTGATCGACGTAAAGTTCAATAAAGGAGTATTTGAGATCCCTCTACTATGTATTACTGATTATACAGATTCCTTTTTTCGGAATCTCATTGCTTATGAGCAATACCGTTTTCGAGGTACGCACTACATAACATCATATGCGATCTTGATGGATTACCTTATTAACTCTTCTGATGATGTGGCTTTTCTTCGTGATCGTGGAATTATTATGAATCATTTGGGTGACGATAATAAGGTCTCTTCTCTATTTAGCAATCTCTGCAATGAAGTTACCCATAGTGACTTTTATTACAGTGAACTTTGTGAGAAAGTGAACAAATATTATAACAGGAGATTTCACCAATGGAGAGCAACATTGAAGGGAGATTATTGCAACAACCCATGGACGATCATTTCAGTGGTTGCAGCAATTGTACTACTCTTTCTTACAGCTTGGGGTACTGTATTTACCACCATGCAGGTCTTCAATGTTCATGCATAA